From one Montipora capricornis isolate CH-2021 chromosome 10, ASM3666992v2, whole genome shotgun sequence genomic stretch:
- the LOC138022313 gene encoding uncharacterized protein gives MTEVEDDTKFTKLFVGGIPYHTDDETMKEYFLQFDDIVEAVIIREKNSQRSKGYGFVTMATKEGAERACVNKRPIIDGRRANVDLAYIGAKPKTPKEAPHQEGTVGTKLSSVPSSPTSSEQSFTMMNGTDWDVEEKKFSSNYSGNVSYDTVYSVYSAPTQAMMISQGGLKPLTPDGMQHVSRNFSLTTNAVGHYQSSSQQFPSPISNTASFGPNYLDHQSAVCYLPQGCHVVTATESLPVNAAQRQPQFSQAPVHTTKLVARPSYVYSVPVWYVDQGGGTCGQIGFEPNYSQAPLVPAGVNMTPNCAIQAGRMYSMPITYY, from the exons ATGACAGAAGTTGAGGATGACACAAAGTTTACTAAACTGTTCGTTGGAGGAATCCCTTACCACACAGACGATGAGACTATGAAGGAGTACTTCCTGCAGTTTGATGACATCGTCGAGGCGGTGATCATTCGAGAGAAAAACAGTCAGCGATCAAAGGGATATGGATTT gttaccatggcaacaaaagaaggCGCAGAAAGGGCCTGTGTGAACAAAAGGCCCATAATTGACGGAAGACGAGCCAACGTAGACCTCGCTTACATCGGTGCAAAGCCCAAGACCCCAAAAGAGGCTCCTCATCAAGAAGGCACAGTCGGTACAAAGCTTTCCAGTGTTCCATCTTCCCCAACAAGTTCTGAGCAAAGCTTTACTATGATGAATGGAACCGATTGGGATGTCGAGGAAAAGAAATTTTCCTCTAACTATTCTGGAAACGTTTCGTACGATACCGTCTACTCAGTGTATTCTGCACCGACTCAAGCAATGATGATCTCTCAGGGTGGGCTTAAGCCACTGACTCCCGATGGCATGCAACATGTTAGTCGCAATTTCTCACTGACAACGAACGCGGTTGGCCACTACCAAAGCAGCAGCCAACAATTTCCATCACCAATCAGTAACACGGCTTCTTTTGGCCCAAACTATTTGGATCACCAGAGTGCTGTGTGCTACTTGCCGCAAGGATGCCATGTGGTAACGGCCACGGAAAGTCTTCCTGTCAATGCCGCACAACGCCAGCCACAGTTTTCTCAAGCTCCTGTCCATACAACAAAGCTGGTAGCGAGACCAAGCTATGTCTACTCTGTACCCGTGTGGTACGTTGATCAGGGAGGTGGAACGTGTGGCCAAATAGGCTTCGAACCAAATTATTCTCAGGCACCTCTAGTACCAGCTGGAGTGAACATGACTCCCAACTGTGCAATTCAAGCTGGCAGGATGTACTCCATGCCAATAACGTACTATTAG